The genomic interval CCATTTGTTTCAGATTTCAGCTGAGCTTTTCCCATTTTTTTAATGTGTACTGTGTTGGGTTATGCCGTTAGGGAGTGGAGACATGCAGGTGGACTCCAACCCAGCATGCTAAATACTGGTCAAGCTGTTCATGATCCGATACCCAGTCCCACTGTTTCAGCCTCTCGCAAGAAACAGAAGATGGCCCAGTCGCTGCCATCTCAATCTTTTGGTGCGCCATCTCCATCATTTCACCCACCCGCAGTCACTGCATCAAACCAGCCATCATCAGCTACAAAACGAGGACCTGTGATGGGACCCAAGGGCAAGAAGCAAAAATCTGTAAGTTAAAAAGTTTTGAGATTTGAAACATACTAGTACAAAAGAttgtaaattttattaaattttctacTCATTTTTTATGTTTTCCCTTTTTAATCGCAAATGGAATATATTAAGATAGTGGAAAGTGGGCATTACAAGATAGGAGAGGATGGGAAATCCTTGAAGCTAAacaaaggagggggggggggttgggaaTGAAAAACAGGAACTAAAAAAACTGAGCAAATAGCCAACTCTAATTAAGGAAAAAATGCCTCTTTAAAAACCTTTCTCTTCGTAATTAATAGGGCTCATTCTTAtgttttccttttcattttctcCTATTTGACATGGTCAGATTTTGCCTGGTGTATCTTCAATGAAGTCCATGCAGTATTCTTCAGTTGGAAGGGGTCAAGTTGCTAATCGAGTGTCTTCTGGTACTCTTGTGAATGAACCTGCTGAGGTGGCAGCCTTTGATCCATTGATTGGGAGAAAAGTGAGGACTCGATGGCCTGATGACAACAACTTTTATGAAGCTGTTATAACTGACTATATTCCAGCTGAGGTATATACGGTTCTTGATTGCATGCTGATTAGTCTTTTGTGGGTTCTATGACTGACCTTTTTTGTCCCACGTCCAAATTATTGTCAGGGGCGACATGCATTGGTCTATGATATAGGCTCTGCAAAGGAGACATGGGAATGGGTTAATCTCTCAGAGGTGTGCAGTTGGTTGCAAcgtcttaaaaatattttatgcctTTCTTTCATATGTATTCCCTTTTCTGTTGCAATTACTGTTATATATGAGGACTTGCTTTTGCCAACTAATAGCTGATATACTTGATATTTTGCCCATCTTAGAGATTGGGTGGTTTGTCCACTTGAGTGGGCTCTTGGGTTCTTGTAGTATAGAGATGAAATTGATTTCAACTCTAATGATATTTGTGGAAGAGGAGTTTAAAATGCCCAAAAGTCTCAAATGGATAACATATTGAAGGAGTTACAGCCAGGCCAATAATAGTAGATTGAAACATGCTGGAGTTCCATATTTCCTTTGGCTTTTTTATGGTTTGCCAGAGTGCCACCGAAATGTTCAATAATTTTGTTGGTAAAAACTTGTTTGTTTTCAGGAAATGCTTTATTGGCTGCTCAATAGTTCTAATCGATTTTATGTTGATTTGCATTCATAATGTAGATATCTCCTGAGGACATACAATGGGAAGGTGAGGACCCTGGAATCTCTTATCGAGGGGGTTATGGTGGAGCAGGTCATGGGATGAATAGATCTCTGGGCCATGATGGTCATCCAGGGGCAGGAAGAGGTAGGGGGGTGACAAAGGGTCAATTTAAAAAAGATTTCCCACCATCGCAAAATGGCATTGGGAAGAAGGCTCTGGATGATATTCAAATACTACATACAGATACTTTAATTAAGGAGGTTAGTTACAGTATGTTGGTTTATACCTGTAGCTGCACTCTAGGATTTCATTTTCCAATGAATTTGGACAGGTGGAAAGGGTCTTCAGTGCAAGTCATCCAGATTCTCATGAGATGGAGAAAGCAAAGAAAGTGTTGAAGGTAAGaaaattcttttatttatttatattttacaaaattttctcTCGCATCCTTTCATGCAACAGGATGCACTGATTCCTGGAATGCAGGAGCATGAACAAGCACTTATTGATGCCATTCAAAGGCTTGCAGATATATCTGATGGTGAGTATGGAACAATTGGAACTTGTATTTGATTTATAGAGTTTTGGTTGCATCATGTTGGCCATATGTAATGAATGTTAAATTATTAGTGGTATTTTAAGCATTCATAAAAAATTGAATGAGCTTTCTGATTTGTTTTGTTTCCATGGCAAGTGTAGCATTTTTTTAACAGAACTTTTGGAGACAGTTGGctgtttttcctttttcatatTACCTATGTTTCAACTAAATAATAAGGTAAACTATAGGAGATTGCATATTGTTTTGATAGAACAATTGAATGTTGGTGGTTATATTTGGTAGTGCAagcatttttggtaaatttttGTTATGTGTTTGCTTCTTGACTTCCACCTTCAACTGCTTTAAAACAGATGAGGGTAGCCGTCAGTTCTCACATGGGCAATCAATGGACAGAGAATGAAGGATGAACTGGGCAGCTGATAAGTAGCAAGCTTGCTGGTGATAAAATGATGGGGAATCAGATGGCAGGTGAGCTGATTAAGAGGGTGGATGCTGTTTACAAGGCCACCTTCACGTACAATGGGGTTATCTGGGCTATATTTTTGTGCTACATGGATTAACTAAGGGTTTGGGTCTCCTAGGTCGGAGAAAATTGTAGGAGGGGATCCTAATTTCTTAGAATGGCAGGGTTTCAGGGGAATGCCAGTGGTTCGTGTATAATTATTTGAGAGAAGTTATTTAACTTGCGATCATGTAGGAAGATATTATTTGTGGCAGAGCTTCCCCCCTTCCATTCTCTCTCACCCTCTGTAGCTGCTCACTTTTACCCACCACCAGCCCTAACCCCAACAAGCGTCCATTTTTTAGGGACACCAAAGAAGAGCCTAACGGTTGGTGGAAATAATCCCTTGTTTGGTTTCCTTATGTTACTACGGATGGAAGTAATGTCTTCCACGATTTCAAAgataatcttttaaaaaatgagaagaaaatgGTGAAAGCAGAGTTGCTCATTGTACTCGCAATTATTTCTCCTGTTTTGTTCATTCGTACTTTTGAAAACCAACCCTCTTGAATCAGACGAAAATGAATGGAAGGAAGCGGAGAGTTGTTTATAAATTTGGTGAGTTGTAATCATTTTCTTTCCGCCTCGCATtgctttttgcttttctttttgaTAGTCCATATTTTTCTGCCGCACCTTTTGCCATCTTTGGGGATTTAAGTGTCTGGACCTCCATAATACTTCATTTGAAGTTTTTATTCTTTTGAGTGGACAATTATTTGTATTAACAAATATCGCCATTTTCCTTTTGGTTTTTGACCAAAACGCCCAACCGACCCAAGCAATACCCCTGAGCTTGAATAATTAAATCTGAAAGTTTTGTTTAAACATTGTTGTTGAATAACCTTGCGGCAACAATTTAATTGAAGATTTAGGGGTTAAATTTTGCAAAATTAAAAATTACACTTGGCTTGTGTGATCATAAAGGAGCCCAAGGTGGCTCATTTCCAAGATGAAATTGGTATTGGAATTGGAATGCACTAGAATTGAGAATGAAATGTCATATTATTCATTCATGTTGAGATTGACACCAAATTGGTTTTATGATATACATAAGCGTACAAATTAAAAATGACTCTAATTTATCAATTATGAGAttatagtataaaatatttattcaattaatttgatAAGGAATACTAGTGTTATAAATGTATAATTTtagataatattattttattacatTCCATggcaaataattttcaataataaaatcaTTGATATAAGATATgataaaaatgtagaaatatggaaaaatataaagaagcgagaaaaaaatacaaaaaagattATCAATGAAGCTAATTAAATATAGCGCTTATGATACTTTACATGCTAAGATATAtacaaaaaaggagaaaaagatatttatgtatgtgtTAAGAGTTAGATAAGAAAGAAAACACAGATTTAAGTTTTGTGAAATGTATAAAGAATGAGAATCATagtgtcttaattagagaagacataaaagaaaggtaGTAGAggtactttgataagttgtttaatgaaaaccaaaataaaagattgaacttgggagtgacaaatgatgaaaatatttaaaataagagatttattcataaaattagagtccttaaagttaagatgacattaaaaaagatgaaaagtggaaGATCGATGGAACCAGATAAAATGTCAATcgaagtttgaaaatgtttaggggataaaggagttatttggttaactaatctattcaatgaTATtacaaaaaccaagaaaatgtcaaaagaatggaggaaaagtatgttAGTGCCTCTGTATAAAAACAAATGCAGCATTCAAAATTATagtaactatcgtggaattaaaattgagtcatatgataaaattatgagaaagggtaattgaacatagaataagattagaaacgaagatttCAAAAAGTTAATTTGATTTTATGTCTGGAAGATCAACaatagaagttatttatcttttaagaaatttaatggaaaagtttaggaaaaagaagaaggacatgcgtatgatttttattgatctaaaaaaagcttatgatagagtgccCAGGAAAGTCTTTTGATGGGTATTAGAAAAGAAAGGGAGTTAGCAGTAGATATacagaggtcattaaggatatgtatgatatagtAGTGACTAATGTCAAGACTGTAAGAGGAGAGTTTAGAGAGTTCCCAATCTCAAGAGGTGTTCATCGAGGTTTTACTTCGagtttttatctttttattttagtaattgatgaaattattaggaaTATCTAAGAAGAGATCCCTTGATgaatgttgtttgcagatgatatcgtgttgattgatgataatAGGAGCGAAGTGGAATTTAAGTTAGGACTTTatagagccacattagagtctaaagaaTTTAGGAATGGTAGGAATAAGattgaatatatgaaatttaattttagtaatataagcagtagcaatagagagaatattaaattggataatcaagagattaatagcacatagattttgatatcttggattTATTATACAAGGTGagggggaaattgaagaagatgtagtacacaTAATTAAGATAAGttggtaaaatggaggagtgcgtcaggtgtgttgtgtgatcgtaaaatacccttaaaattaaaaggaaagttttataagacgattATTAGGccaattatgttttatggtttaaaATGTTGGGCAGCTAAAAAATAACATATGTAAAGaatgaaagttgttgagatgcgTATACTAAGGTgaaacattaaaagataaagtaagaaatgaacatctACACAAAAAATTTAGGCATAACAccagttgaaaacaagataagggaatAACGATTTAGTTTACC from Malania oleifera isolate guangnan ecotype guangnan chromosome 9, ASM2987363v1, whole genome shotgun sequence carries:
- the LOC131165086 gene encoding protein EMSY-LIKE 3-like isoform X1 — protein: MDYEPFDSSGTDDDLPPSHQNRISRGGRVAGNGRSAVVGSVPYPRMYGETDMETQIHQLEQEAYSSVLRAFKAQADAITWEKESLITELRKELRLSNEEHRELLGRVNADDVIRRIREWRHAGGLQPSMLNTGQAVHDPIPSPTVSASRKKQKMAQSLPSQSFGAPSPSFHPPAVTASNQPSSATKRGPVMGPKGKKQKSILPGVSSMKSMQYSSVGRGQVANRVSSGTLVNEPAEVAAFDPLIGRKVRTRWPDDNNFYEAVITDYIPAEGRHALVYDIGSAKETWEWVNLSEISPEDIQWEGEDPGISYRGGYGGAGHGMNRSLGHDGHPGAGRGRGVTKGQFKKDFPPSQNGIGKKALDDIQILHTDTLIKEVERVFSASHPDSHEMEKAKKVLKEHEQALIDAIQRLADISDDEGSRQFSHGQSMDRE
- the LOC131165086 gene encoding protein EMSY-LIKE 3-like isoform X3 produces the protein MDYEPFDSSGTDDDLPPSHQNRISRGGRVAGNGRSAVVGSVPYPRMYGETDMETQIHQLEQEAYSSVLRAFKAQADAITWEKESLITELRKELRLSNEEHRELLGRVNADDVIRRIREWRHAGGLQPSMLNTGQAVHDPIPSPTVSASRKKQKMAQSLPSQSFGAPSPSFHPPAVTASNQPSSATKRGPVMGPKGKKQKSILPGVSSMKSMQYSSVGRGQVANRVSSGTLVNEPAEVAAFDPLIGRKVRTRWPDDNNFYEAVITDYIPAEGRHALVYDIGSAKETWEWVNLSEISPEDIQWEGEDPGISYRGGYGGAGHGMNRSLGHDGHPGAGRGRGVTKGQFKKDFPPSQNGIGKKALDDIQILHTDTLIKEVERVFSASHPDSHEMEKAKKVLKEHEQALIDAIQRLADISDV
- the LOC131165086 gene encoding protein EMSY-LIKE 3-like isoform X5; its protein translation is MYFLQEKESLITELRKELRLSNEEHRELLGRVNADDVIRRIREWRHAGGLQPSMLNTGQAVHDPIPSPTVSASRKKQKMAQSLPSQSFGAPSPSFHPPAVTASNQPSSATKRGPVMGPKGKKQKSILPGVSSMKSMQYSSVGRGQVANRVSSGTLVNEPAEVAAFDPLIGRKVRTRWPDDNNFYEAVITDYIPAEGRHALVYDIGSAKETWEWVNLSEISPEDIQWEGEDPGISYRGGYGGAGHGMNRSLGHDGHPGAGRGRGVTKGQFKKDFPPSQNGIGKKALDDIQILHTDTLIKEVERVFSASHPDSHEMEKAKKVLKEHEQALIDAIQRLADISDDEGSRQFSHGQSMDRE
- the LOC131165086 gene encoding protein EMSY-LIKE 3-like isoform X2, producing MDYEPFDSSGTDDDLPPSHQNRISRGGRVAGNGRSAVVGSVPYPRMYGETDMETQIHQLEQEAYSSVLRAFKAQADAITWEKESLITELRKELRLSNEEHRELLGRVNADDVIRRIREWRHAGGLQPSMLNTGQAVHDPIPSPTVSASRKKQKMAQSLPSQSFGAPSPSFHPPAVTASNQPSSATKRGPVMGPKGKKQKSSMQYSSVGRGQVANRVSSGTLVNEPAEVAAFDPLIGRKVRTRWPDDNNFYEAVITDYIPAEGRHALVYDIGSAKETWEWVNLSEISPEDIQWEGEDPGISYRGGYGGAGHGMNRSLGHDGHPGAGRGRGVTKGQFKKDFPPSQNGIGKKALDDIQILHTDTLIKEVERVFSASHPDSHEMEKAKKVLKEHEQALIDAIQRLADISDDEGSRQFSHGQSMDRE
- the LOC131165086 gene encoding protein EMSY-LIKE 3-like isoform X4; this translates as MYGETDMETQIHQLEQEAYSSVLRAFKAQADAITWEKESLITELRKELRLSNEEHRELLGRVNADDVIRRIREWRHAGGLQPSMLNTGQAVHDPIPSPTVSASRKKQKMAQSLPSQSFGAPSPSFHPPAVTASNQPSSATKRGPVMGPKGKKQKSILPGVSSMKSMQYSSVGRGQVANRVSSGTLVNEPAEVAAFDPLIGRKVRTRWPDDNNFYEAVITDYIPAEGRHALVYDIGSAKETWEWVNLSEISPEDIQWEGEDPGISYRGGYGGAGHGMNRSLGHDGHPGAGRGRGVTKGQFKKDFPPSQNGIGKKALDDIQILHTDTLIKEVERVFSASHPDSHEMEKAKKVLKEHEQALIDAIQRLADISDDEGSRQFSHGQSMDRE